The following proteins are encoded in a genomic region of Cricetulus griseus strain 17A/GY chromosome 7, alternate assembly CriGri-PICRH-1.0, whole genome shotgun sequence:
- the LOC100767651 gene encoding keratin, type I cytoskeletal 10 isoform X2 — MSVRYSSSKQFSSSRSGGGGGGGGSSLRISSSKSSHGGGFSSGGFSGGSFSRGSSGGGCFGGSSGGYGGFGGGSFGGGYGGSNFVGSCGGGGYGGGSFGGGSFGGGSFGGGSFGGGGFGGGFGGGYGGDGGGLLSGNEKVTMQNLNDRLASYMDKVRALEESNYELEGKIKEWYEKHGNSSQREPRDYSKYYQTIEDLKNQILTLTTDNANVLLQIDNARLAADDFRLKYENEVALRQSVEADINGLRRVLDELTLSKADLEMQIESVTEELAYLKKNHEEEMRDLQNVSTGDVNVEMNAAPGVDLTQMLDNMRNQYEQLAEKNRKDVEAWFNEKSKELTTEIDSNIEQMSSHKSEITELRRTVQGLEIELQSQLALKQSLEASLAETEGRYCVQLSQIQSQISALEEQLQQIRAETECQNAEYQQLLDIKTRLENEIQTYRSLLEGEGGSGGGSYGGGRGGGGGGSHGGSYGGGSSGGGSHGGSYGGGSSGGGGGGSYGGGSSGGGHGGSSGGGYGGGSSSGGGHGGSSGGGYGGGSSSGGQSGSGGFKSSSSGSGGDQSSKGPRSAEINWDTNKTRVIKTIIEEVTPDGRVLSSMIESETKKHFY; from the exons ATGTCTGTTCGATACAGCTCCAGCAAGCAGTTCTCTTCCTCCcgcagtggaggaggaggaggaggtggaggatcATCCCTCAGAATTTCCAGCAGCAAAAGCTCCCATGGTGGAGGGTTTAGCTCAGGGGGGTTCAGCGGTGGCTCTTTTAGCCGAGGAAGCTCTGGTGGAGGTTGCTTTGGTGGTTCATCAGGTGGCTATGGAGGTTTTGGAGGAGGCAGCTTTGGTGGAGGCTATGGAGGAAGCAACTTTGTTGGAAGCTGTGGAGGAGGTGGCTATGGAGGAGGCAGCTTTGGAGGAGGCAGCTTTGGAGGTGGCAGCTTTGGTGGAGGTAGCTTCGGTGGAGGTGGCTTTGGAGGAGGCTTTGGTGGTGGATACGGAGGAGACGGTGGTGGCCTTCTCTCTGGAAATGAAAAGGTAACCATGCAGAACCTGAACGACCGTCTGGCTTCCTACATGGACAAAGTCAGGGCTCTGGAAGAGTCAAACTATGAGCTGGAAGGTAAAATCAAAGAATGGTATGAAAAGCATGGCAACTCAAGCCAGCGAGAGCCCCGGGACTACAGCAAATACTATCAAACCATTGAAGACCTTAAGAACCAG ATCCTCACCCTGACAACTGACAATGCCAATGTCCTGCTGCAGATTGACAATGCCAGACTGGCAGCTGACGACTTCAGGCTGAA ATACGAGAATGAGGTAGCCCTGCGCCAGAGTGTGGAAGCCGACATCAATGGCCTACGCAGGGTGCTGGACGAGCTGACCCTTAGCAAGGCTGACCTAGAGATGCAGATTGAGAGTGTGACTGAAGAGCTGGCCTACCTGAAGAAGAACCATGAAGAG GAAATGAGAGACCTTCAGAATGTGTCCACTGGTGATGTGAACGTGGAAATGAATGCTGCTCCAGGAGTTGACCTGACTCAAATGCTGGACAACATGAGAAACCAGTATGAACAGCTTGCAGAAAAGAACCGCAAGGATGTAGAAGCCTGGTTCAATGAGAAG AGCAAGGAACTCACCACAGAAATCGACAGCAACATTGAACAAATGTCCAGCCATAAGAGTGAAATTACTGAATTGAGACGCACTGTTCAGGGCCTGGAGATCGAGCTACAGTCCCAACTGGCTCTG AAACAATCGCTGGAAGCCTCCCTGGCAGAAACGGAAGGTCGCTACTGCGTGCAGCTCTCCCAGATCCAAAGCCAGATCTCCGCCCTGGAGGAGCAGCTGCAACAGATTCGGGCCGAGACCGAGTGCCAGAACGCCGAGTACCAGCAACTCCTGGACAttaagaccagactggagaacgAGATCCAAACCTACCGCAGCCTgctagaaggagaaggagg TTCCGGAGGCGGATCCTACGGCGGCGGacgcggcggcggcggcggcggcagccACGGCGGCAGCTACGGCGGCGGAAGTTCTGGCGGTGGAAGCCACGGCGGCAGCTACGGCGGCGGAAGTTccggtggcggcggcggcggcagctACGGCGGCGGAAGCTCCGGCGGTGGTCACGGAGGCAGTTCCGGTGGCGGCTACGGCGGCGGAAGTTCCAGCGGCGGTGGTCACGGCGGCAGTTCCGGCGGTGGCTACGGCGGCGGAAGTTCCAGCGGAGGCCAGAGCGGAAGCGGAGGGTTCAAGTCTTCTTCTTCCGGATCCGGTGGCGACCAATCGTCTAAAGGACCAAGGTCAGCAGAAATCAACTGGG ATACTAACAAAACCAGAGTGATCAAGACGATTATTGAGGAGGTGACACCTGATGGTCGAGTCCTTTCGTCTATGATTGAATCAGAAACCAAGAAACACTTCTATTAA